TGTCTCCCAatggggctggaggggaagcAGACACCTTGTATAAACATGGACCAGCCTGTAAGGAAGCTGCAGGCAAAGTGAGAGAAGGGCAAGAGAAATGAACATTCAGAGtctcagcagagcagacacCAGCTGCAGAGGCAAAGCAGATAGTGGGGAGGCTGAGGATGACCAGCACTAGGTCACACAACAGGAGATGTCCCCAGGCCTGCTTGCAAGGGGAACAGCAAAACTTGTACCCTGTCATGGTCCCAGCACAAATTGGGTCCCTCATGCTGTGATGGGCCAAGGCATTCTCAGGCACCACCTACACAGCAGCAAGGCCTCAAATTGGCACCCACTGGAACACTTCTGCTCAGGGGAGGGGCAAAGTCTTTTGAGAAAACGACAGAGATTGTTTAGGGACGTGGTAGCTCTTCCCCACAGCCTTGGTCACTGTGCCATCACCTTGCACTGCCATTTGTGCACCAAAGACCCTCAGTCACATCTCCCAAGAGGAGGTAAGCTGCTAATCCTTTGTCTCTTCCCTACAAATGTTGGAGCAGCTCGTTCCAGACAAGGCTGACAGAGGGTCAGACAGGAACGTGGTGAAAACCCAAGTGCATGGATGCTAGTAAGTTGGGTGTTACGGGTTTAAGGGTGAGTTTGACATTTGTCACCTCACAGCAGCAACTGGCCTGTTCTCTTCTCTCTGCCACCTGCAAGCCATGCAGCCACTCCTCAGTGTCTACCTTCTCAAATCTGTCATTGCTGAGCCTGTAACTTGGCAAAGACCTTACCCTCTGGCCCAGGGTCCATAAAACTGAGGTGTGTTCGGCATGACGTTGTCAAGAACTCCGACAATTTACCCGTCTGGATCCTGGGCAAGAGACGGGGAGGTCACATGGAGAGAAGAGGGGAGGCAAATACCCTTGGCTTTacctcccagctccagggcaggCCTTTTGCCAGGACCACATTGGTGTTTGCTTTAGTGTCTGCAACTCCTTCAGCCACAGGTGGGCATAGAAGGGCTGCCCAAAAGCTATTAGAGGAATCCTGCAGTCAGGAGGTTGATGACATGAAGAGGTATGTCTTGTCTTTCATCTCTGTTGGGACTGTAGCCCTGGGGCACACTGACAGCCCAGCACACCCAAGTGTGACTTCCCCAGCTTGTTCCCTCACAGCCAGTACTCTACCCAGCAGGTATCCTCATAACCAGGCTCTTGAAGGCCCCCGCCCTTTCCCTCCTGCACTTACCTTGCACCACCGAAATACCCGTCCTGCAGCTTCCGCAGCATCGCCAGCAATGTGGGGTGCACATTATTGCCAGTTTCATCTGCAGGGAAGAGGCACAGGCAGTCAGGCTCTTCTGCTCAGACTGGCTCCAAGAAGGTAGCCCAGGGCCAGGTAGGCATTCAGGCACTCAAAGCACCATGGCCAGACCCTTGCTTTGGGGTACACAGACAGGCTGTGGTACCAAAAGCACCACCCAAAAAGGGAAATTCTTGACTTTCCAAGCTGGATTCCAGAGAAACTAGGCCACGATGCACTCCAAGCTCCTGGGATTTCACCTTGGGCTGAAGCTGACAGTACCAGACAGCAGCATTCAACACTCCCCTGCTCTCTCCTTGCCTTTCACATGAGGCAGCAGAAGTGGGGAGCTGCTGTTAGGGGCAGGAGGCTCCACAGCAAAGAGCACGCTCAAGACACTAAGGGGATTTCAAGTACACAAGGAGAGTCAAAAGTCTAAAAGCAGAATACAGTCACTTCCCTCTATTAGGCTCATGGGGAAGctgtgagctgctgcaggcaAGCCAGTTCTGCTCTGCATTGCTGCAGAGTTTTTTGCTCCTTCTGGTTTactgttttcccttccctgttgTCTAGGAAAGTCTTTAGCAGGTGGTCAGTCTTAGTGAATAGTCATTGAGTCAGAAAGGGCCCCAACAACCCTCCTACAGGGGAACTGCTTTTTTGCTCTTGCTCCCAAAAGGCCTTCCCACAAACCAAATTGTCTGGAGCCTGAATAACTCCATGCCAGCAAGCAGTCAGTGAGCTGCAAGCAATAGTGCCTGGCAGGCAACCCCACTAGCTGCCAGGCCAACTGCCCACTTGGCATGGCTCCTCTGAGTGGTAAGCTCTTCACAGGACACtactggctgctccagccccaccaTGTCCCCATTACTAAGCTAGTCACACATCCTGCAGAGGCtgcttcccagagctgctctagCCAAATGCTTGTGAGGCTGGAGGGTCTGTACCGAGCATGGTGTGGGAGACAGGGAAGGTGATGGTTGGTCGCCCAGTCATCCTCCAGCGGCTGCAGAGGTAGGACAGGTCTGTCCTCAGCATTTCCACAATCATCTTGTTGTCAAGAGCAAGGTAGAACTGCTGCTGGTCTATGAACTGCAAGGACAGCAGGAGATGTGAgcagcccttcctgcagcctccaggTCCCTACAGTGCCACCTCCGTCCTTCCCCAGGCACTCAGGCAGGCCAGTCATGCCATGACCCCAGAGGACATGCTCCATTGCACTGACAGCTCATCCCACCTTACTTGGCAGATGCCAGTACAGCCTAGTAAGGGACTCTCAACCCCCACAGCAGGTACAGGCCACTAACAACCATGAGGAGGTAACTAATCCCACAGCTCAACAGCAGCATCCAGGCCTCCTCCTGCTGTCCTTATCAGAGTGAGCAAAAAGATTTTCACCCAGTATTTGATCACTCAAACAGCCTGCACACAGCCAGAACCACCAACCAGGTGGTGCACCACACAGTTGCAGCTGCTCCACACTCCCAGAGGGTGTTGGGCCACACCTGAGAATAACTCAACCACTCAGCTAGTGGAGAAACTTCCTACCCAGTTACAGATCACATAACAGCTGGGAATGAGCCCATGCAATGTCACCCACCTGTGGGGTAAAGGTAAAGATGCTCTTCCTGATTTTGTAGAGCTTGGAGGTCCCAAGGACCCCCATGTGTCGATAGGGCCGTCCGGTCAGGGACATCTGCTTGTTGCGGCCTGGGAGGGCAGGAAGATGAGTTTTTCAGTGCAAGCCTTCTCATGaaaggggctgcagcagcaagcAGTGCCACACCTCTTGCTACCAGCCAGCAGGAAAATGCTGGTTTGTGGGTGGGATACCCCAAAACCCTGTGTCAAGTTGGTACAGCTCTAAGTGACAGTGATACTGTTCCCAGTCCTGCCCAGTGGGCTAGAGACATGCTgaacagggacacacagactgTCCTGATTTCTGCAACACGTCTAGGTCTTTGGGGATGTCAGAAGCTGGAACAGGGCTAGGGGTGCCTCTCTGCACAGGACTGGTCCCCTAAAGCTGACAGCTCTATCAGCATTCCCATTGCTCATAGATAATTCCCAGAGCCCAAGATGGTGCAGCAGCAGAATCGCCCCTTGCTAATATCAGCCCTGGCAGCTGGCaggctgctccccctgcccatcTCACACTTGGCATTTTGGTGGCCTAAATTAGCCACCAAATTAAGTGACAGCAGATCAGGTGTCTCCTTTGGCCCAAGCAAGATCTCCGGCTCCTGCACAACAAGCCTGATGCCCAAGGGGTTGCAGCATCAGGGAACACGCATGTAGAGCTGAGCACACCCTCTCCTCAcactcagctctgcccacccccCAGCCACAGCCATTCTGCCTGAGCTCCAGGctctctctgcagggatggCCAGGGGACACTTCCTGGGGGTCTGGCTGGCCTCCCCCATTGACAGGTGGGCCCAGGAACAAAAGCCAATTCTGGTCCAAACCAGGTTCTTCCTATAAGGATCAAAGTCCATCTGTCCCTGGGGTGATTGTACAACTGCAATGCGAAAGCTCTATCCCTGTCAGAATAACCCTGAACAGCACTGCCTGTCACCTCATTCCCCCTGGGAACAAGTGGCTTTAACAGGCCCAGAAATGGGCAGCAGAACCCTCATCAGCCAGGCAGAGAGCAGGACATGAGTGTCCGTGAGCAGGAGTACAAGGTGGTGGGACAGACCCTTCTGCACCCCCTTTGCTGCAGGAGAAGGGAGTGCAGCTCACCCAGTCGGGCATAGATGTGGCTGAGGATGCGAGCAGGCTGCACTCTGATCGGGTAGACATCTTCCACAGTCTCCACATCGATGCCCTCTTTCCTTAGGACTGCCTTGATCCCCTCTGTCTCAGCCAGGATGCACACTGTGGAGGCAGGACAGGCTCAGTGCAACAGGGGCACAAGGGTGTGACTGTACTGCCCCATGCCTTTGGGAACACATACAAGGTGCCACACCACAGAGAGGCCACTGTCTGGAGTCCCTCTGAGAACCAGTTCCCACTGCAGAGGTCTGTCTTGCCCCTTCTAACACTCTACAACTGAGTGTTCTGCACTGAGTGGCAGGAAGACAGCTTTCATCCTCTCTGcagaggaggctgcagcagaTGTTATTTCCCTGGGTCAACACAGGGTGGAATGGAAGGACTTGTACTTCATTTTCCACCTCCCTTGCCAGGGCTGAAATCAGGCTGTACCAGCAGCAACCCAGCAAGCAGAGTCACCCCCCAGCCACCCTCATGAATTCTGCACAGCCAGAGTCCCCAGAGTGGCCAGGCTCAGGGGTATGGGACTAGTTCCTTTCCCTCACCTTGAACCACCACATCAGGCTTAGGAACAGTCGCGAACCGGCGGTTGAGGGGATCTATTTCACCAGGAGCCAGAAAcccctgaggaaaaaaagatatgaGATTAACATTTTGTGGGCAGGGTAGGAATGGGTGATGCCTATGGACAACCTACCTTTAAGAGGTCCTGAGAGATGGAAGTGACAACTTCCCCATGGCAGGTGGCAGCACTTACCCCTACAGAGCTCAGAGCCTGGCCCTACAGCCCTCCCCAGCACCCAGGGTGACCATACCTCAGCCATCAGACAGCCCAGGATGTAGAGGGACTGCCCCCACATGTGTGGCAGCTTGCCCATGGGTATCCTGTCCACAGTGTGAGGGTTCCTGTACTCCTCATCCACCTGGAAGACAAGCCAGGAGGTCAAAAAGGGATCCATGTACAGATGCCTCCCCTCTTCTTAGGACTGCTCCAAGCATCCATGTCAGACAACAGATCAGCGGCTCAGACCATTGTTTAGTTTCCCAACTCAGGCCATTAGAAGGACTGACATGCTCCAGGAGCACTGGGGATATGCTCTTGAATGCTGGTCAGGAGAGCACCTCTCCTATATGACCTGGGCACCAGGAGGCCACTGCTCTCAACCCAGGCCCACAGAAATCCCCTCACCACTGAATAGGAGCTCAGCACCATCTCGTCAGCCCAGGTCCACTTGCCCTGAGCTCTCAGGCCACTCAGCCTCTGAGTGAGTAGACTGCCAAGAAGCACCCCTGTGTATGGGCCAAGAAatgctttgggggaaaaatgcCAGTTTTTATCCAACACGGTTTTATAACAGCTCCAAGCCTCACTTTCTACACATGAGGTTTCTATGTGCTGTATATGCTATTCCTGGTAACAAGACCAGGAGTTTCAGCAGTTGGACCTTttagatcccttccaactcagaatattctgtgattctgtgagacaCTCCCACTTCCCACCATAGCTCAGGATCACTCACCTTATCCGGTGGGACACTGTACAGCTCTGGCACCAGGCGTACCCCATTCTTCCCTTTGATGAGAACCCCCTCAAGGGCTTCCCGGTACTCCTGGACctgaggagagaggaaagggaatCTCCTCTGCATGCCTTCTCTGCCAGGCACTTTTTTCCACCATCCCAGCAGATTGTGTCTCCCATACCTGCTCCATGTTTCCACTGAAAATCCCATCAATGATCAAGTATGCCCAGAAGAGCGGCCACTCGCACTCAATGTTCTCAAACAGCTTCAGCTCAGCGGGTTCATAGTAGAGGCGTTTGGGGTCCTGTAGGTAACAGCAAGACCGATGGTGGGTGGCAGGATACCCTCAAACTGACCAGAGCTCCTCCTTTCCCCAAGACCCGAGCCTCAAATGCACTCCCACCCCTCCTCTACAGAGGATGGCTAAGGCAAAGCTAAAAAGCAGTTTCACCTCCAGCCTCTGTTCTTTCCATCAGCCACCCCCCTCCCAAACCCCCTGCACTGATGATGAAGAGACTCACCCTTTCTGGAGTCTACCCAGTTCCCAGGAGAGCACCCCAGAGCCTCCAGAATACCGCAGATGTACAGGTGTGCTGTTGTACAGCAACAGCATGACATCCCCTGTGCTACACTGGGTCCCCTTTCCtttgcctgctctgccccagcccctcagtaTCTGCCTCCTCCAGCATCATCAGGCTGGCCCGGCCAGGTGCAAGGGCTTGGGTTGGTAGTGCAGAGCCAGAGAGCAGAGTCCCTCCTGACATGTGGTGCCACTGTGAACCTGACACAAAAGAAGCTGTCAGGATGGAGATCTGCCTGCACTGAGTCTGCCCAGTTCTGTTGTGTGTGGTGTGGTGCCCCACAGGACCTATGCTTGACCCTCCCTTCTTAACTGCTCTAACTTTCTTtgctgcagagaaggaagagcACTGGCCTTGGTAGATTGTTAGGCAGAGAGGACAGAAGGAATAGATGTCTTCTACAGTGCCTGCACTCCAGCCACACACTCCCAAAATCCCGACTCCAGCCAGCTGTATGcctctgcaggcactgctgcccaAAAATAATCCATGGCTTTGCACACTGGCAAAGCTCACAAGTGCTGGGAACACTGgactggagatgctgctgcttctctctggcTCTGGAGGAGGGCAGCCACACATGCTGCCTATTATGGGCAggtctgcagagccacagccaagAAGCATTCAGAGGCACTCTTCCCCAAAGGAACCCCACCAGGCTATGGGCTCAGCAGCTGGTGATGATTTAAGAGCCTCCAAGTACCATTTCCTAGTTCAGTGGTTATCAAATGAGACTGTTGCTTATaaacttttcctgttttccctccccagagcagcaccagaaagCGTCCTGAGAGCCACTATCGGACTCAAGCTGCCTTCTGGCCTGAGAGAGACAGAAGCAGCTTTGTGACCTCTGAAGCTGAAACAGATGAGGAGATCTGCAGTCACCTCCCTAGTCCTCCAGCCCTAGCTCAGGGCTAGTACAGCCCTCAGAGAGCCTGCCTCATCAGGGCTCTCATGCAAAGCACTGGTCccaccttccccagcccaggggacacACACTACCAGGCCCCATGATGCAGGCAGAGCCAGCCTCTGGCCATCTACAATGGGCATGGGTGGAACACATCACCTCTGCCATAAGCTCTGGCAATTTGTGAAGCCCTGCCCAGACCCATGACACTGCCTGGGGCTAATCAGGGCTCTCatgttcccagtgctccccaacATAGCCTTTGTGCTGCATccagaggggctgctgctcagcaggcaaGTTCTGGcaggtggcagggctggggacactcaCCTCTTTGGGGGTCCTGTATCCATCGCGGAGGAAGCGGCAGCAGCCATAGCGGCCctggaagggagggaaagagatgCCAGGCAGAAGGCACAGTGTCAAGTATCTTGTACCTTCAATGCAAAAGCAGGGATGGGGTGTCTGCTTCAGCCAAACACCCCTTCCTGTGCTCACCCAGCACTCAAGTACCATGATCGCAACCCAGGCCCACATGACACAGGGCTGCTTTTTTGCACACCCCTGCCCCAAGTCATGGAGACTGGGAGAGGACATGTCCCAGAACTCCCTCCCTGAGGATGTTTTTGGGAATGGCTACAACAGTTTGGACTGCAGCTGTTTCCTGGGAATGGTGAGATAAAGGCAGAGCCACTCACCTGCAGCTTCGTGATGATCTCCTGCTTGGTGATTTCTACCAGCTCACTGTCCTCCACAGCGAACGCCGGGTAGGAGATGACAGAGAGCACACTGGCATCCACCTCCTTGGATGTGGAGGCCCTGGGCAGCATTGAGTGGAGAATGGACTGGACAAAGGGGAACAAGGGGTGATTAGGTTGCCAGGCCAGGCATCGTTTACACCACAAGCCCAGCAGATCACAATTCCACCTGCAATGGTGTCACAGCCAGGTGGGTCtcacctggcagtgctgcaccTCATCTGACAGCACCCGAATCACTGACTCCGGGCCTCCCTTGGCTCCAAAGAGATCCAGCTCATCCAGTGCCTCCAGAGCAGCCTACAAGCAAGGTGAGACCCAAATAAGCATGTTGTTCACTATGCTGCCCATCTGTAAGAGCTCTCACCCCATGTCAGTTCCTGTGTGTAATGCACTGTCCaatttaaaagaatttgaaCCCTACTGTGGCTGAAGAACACCTCTGGTCAAAATGGGACCACATCCCCAAAGCCACAGGTAGCCAGACATCAACAGGGCTCTGGACATTTCTGCCACCCACACCAATTAACTTCTCACTCCCAGTTCAGGCAAAACTCAGACTAGAGAGGCACAGTTGTAATCCAGCACACAAGGAGAGGGGTCTCCATCTCCAGGAACCTATCACTGCATGGGGCATTGAGCCTCAACAGTTCAACATGCTCAGCCTGCTCTATCAAAAAGCAGCTCCTCACCCCAAGCCAGCACTTCTCCCCAGCTCACCTTGGCCATGCCAACAGAGCTGGCATTCAATTCAGTGATCCCTTGGTTCGTCTTGTCCCCGCGCTCCCAAATCCCAAAGTCCTGTGCAGAGGCAACAGGCACTGGTTCACAACATGCCCAGAAAGCCTTTGAATCCCACTCATCAGTAGTGCTTCCAGgaggtgctggcagagctgaggacAGACCCACAGCTTCCCGTAGACACCAGCCCAACACCTCCAGCACTGGAACATgcttcccttccccagtgctCAGTACCCACCGCAGTTTTGTAGGCAGCTTCAATGTAGAACACAAGGTTCTGGATAAAGTTGACTTCGTCCAAGCTGTGAATTATGTGAAGGCCTGGAGCAGGGGGGAAGAATTCACATTAGCCACTCCAAGCCCACAGGTATCCCCAGGATGGGGCTGCAGTAACCCAGGGATCACTCAGCCCCACTCCATGCCAATGGGAGCCATGTCCTGGCTGACTCCTGTCTCCACTCCCACCCCCTACGGCAGCAGTGAAACTTAAGACAATGCGGGGCTCTTGAAGAGACAGACATCAAGGGGCATCAAGTGAGCATAAGAAAACAGTGGAGTCACAGAAGACATCACAGCAGCTTGGCACTCAGGAAGCTGCACCCAAAGTGAGACTCCAGAGAGCCTGGAGACCAGCACGCTCAAAGATGTGATGATGGCAGCCACCAACAGCATTACCTGAGGCTGTCATTTGCGCCAGCATGAGCAGGTAGAGGGAGGTGGCATCCATCTGTAGGTGACCCCACTCATTGTCTCCCACCACGGTGGCACAGGTCTGGGTATTATACTTGGCATGCAGGCAATCCTTGGTGCTCTGGCTGTACTTGAAGGCCTCTACCTTGTCCACCTTGAGAAGGACAAAGGGATGCAGGAGTTCATAGAACCCTGTCTCCAGGAGGTCTGACATCTCCCGAGGCAagggctgccctgtgccatgaGCCCAGCAGGTGGAGTCATGTGTGGCAGGGCAGAAATTCCACAagccctgggctgctcctccatGCACCGAGGCAGTGAGTGCAGGCTCATGTGCCACTGCAGCACAGGGCTACAGCTGTGGAGGGCCCACTGCCACAGCTGCACCATACAGAGAAAAGGGTCACCCCAAATGCCCCCAGGAGGGAGAGCTGCAGATCCCTAACACCAGCCAGGCCACGAAACAGGGAGCAGCTGGCAAAGACTCCACTGGCCACCAGCCCACAGCACTGGAACTTCAATCACACCCCAAACAGACGCTCACTCAGAACTTATTTCAAGACTTGCTGGAAGAGGGCCGTCCCTCTGCTCATCAGGGAAGGCTGGGGGGAGCCGGTACAGCTAGGAATGACAGtctctgtggcacagctgggcttcAAAGAGACCATTTGATACCCAGAGGTGCTCCCCAGTCCCTACCTGTCTCATCATGCACTGCAGCAGTCCCCGCATCAGCTTCACCACGCTCTGCAGGAACAAGGAAAACAGCCTCGTTAATCTCCAGAAGCCCTGACTCAGGATCAGCTGGCCGCTGACCTTTGTGGGGCTCTGTGTCTGTAACTGGAGCCCCTGCTCGCATttccacagcccctgctccctgGGCAACAGCAGAGGGAAGATTTCCTGGGCTGCCAGCAGGACTgtacagctgctgtgctgtgcagcgggacagagggcacagctggaggacACAGATGCCCAGCCCCTGGGAGAAGGGCTGTGGCCCCACATCACCCCAGAGCCAAAGGGCTGGACCCTCTGGCTAGGCTACAGAGCCCTCTTGGGAAGATCATGACCCGACATTCTTTCCTATCGCCTCCCGCGCCAGGGGACAACCCTGTCCTCAAACTCACTGCAAAGCCTCTGGCCCGGCTGTGTCAAAGGCACAAAGCCCGAAGTGACGGCAGTCCCCGAGTGTCACCAGCCCCACCGGGTGCCACCAGTCCACCCCCGACCCCTGCTCCCCGCAACCTGCTCCAGCTCGTAGGCTTTGGCCTTGTCCTCATCACGGTCTGCGTTCTTGCGGTAGGCCAGGCCGAGCCCCCAGACCGCCAGGATGCTGTACACGTTGTCCCGGACCCAGGCGTCACGGTGGTCGGCACTGGCGGGGAGCAGCCCCGTCACCGCGTCCTGCGGAAGGGACACACCGTTCCCAGGTAAGCCCCGGGACCGGCGGGGTGCGCCGGGACCCGGACCCAGCCCCCGCTCCAGGGCAGTGCCCGCACCTGGTGGCGGAGGATGGTCTGCTGCACCAGCCGCCCATAGCTGTCCAGACGCACACCCGAGTTGCTGCGGCTCCTCAtgatggcggcggcggcggcaccAGCGCTGCCGTGACAGGACGGGACGGGACAGTACGGGACGGGGCGGGACAGGTCCTGGCACCGCCCGAGCACCGCCCACCTCCACAGtggccgccccgccccgccccggcccgcggGGCGCTCAGCACCGGAGCGAGTGGAACCCGCCGCCGCCGCACCGGCATCGACGGGACAGCTCCCCCTGCCGGGCGGAGGCCGAACAGCGCTGCGGGCGGACAGACATACGGACATACAGATATACAGACACACGGACATAGGGATACGCGGACATGCTGATACACGgacacacatacagacacacagacacactgacacacagatATACAGACGGACATACAGATGGATGGATACACAAACATGCAGATACACAGACACGTAGATACACAGACAAGCAGAAATACGGACGCACAGACATACAGACACGCAGATACAATgacacacagacatgcagaTGCACGGACATACAGATACACGAACATATAGACACATGGATATGTGGATACACGGGCACACTGACACACGGATACACAGATGAACACAGATAGACAGACATGCAGACGTGAATACACAGTCAGGTGGACAGACACACTGATATGAGGATACACAAATACATggatacacagacacacacatggaCATGCGGATACACAGACACGTGTGCTGGTATGAAACAGCCACACAGAccagtgcagagctgcacagatACACGCACAGGTGCAGGACTGTATAGACACATGGACAGAGGAACAGCCCCTTGCTACCCTGCACTCCTGCTGGGGTTGACAGCACCTCTGCAGGGTACCCGtgacccacctgcagcctgggcaTCACTGTTTGCCTCCAGCTACAGCCCCTAGCAGGGTGCCTGggtgcagctgctctgcacagctgagTGAGTTTTGTCCCAGTTCCCACTTGCTGTGCCTGGTCCAGATTTGCCTCATCACTGCAAGGGCACATGGGGCAGGCCCCCTCTCTGCCCGGAGGGTGGGGGACATGAGGTGGTCGTGCCCCTTAGAGGGGCAGGTGTAGGGAGTGAATGGAGACCCTgtgtaaacaaaacaaagctcCAGCCTGGGGTTTGGGGTAGAGGACACAGGAAAGACCCTTGCCTGAGGGTGTGTTGGGTGTATTCCCCAAAGCCAGGATTCCTGATGCTCCCCATAGGGGTGGCATTGATGGGATGCCAGACTGAGCTCAAGGGGCTCACAtggctgtgggatgtgcaggaagattcctcccacaAGGTGCACCAGGGCAGCAGGCGGAGATCTCTGCACCCTCTGCCTGCCTCTGCCCTGTCACTCTTGTGGGCACAGTGCCAGGGTCAGTTGaggacagcagctccttctgGAACTGCCACTCCTCCATGCCCATGACAGTACCTGCTGCATCAGCAGTCACAGAGGAGATCccactgctggggcagctcctgggcacccagggaaggggccCAGCCCAATAGGCACAAGAACCCATTGGAGCAGTGAATCTGAGGACAGAACTGGGACAGACAAACACCAGTGCTGACCAGGAGTCTCCCAGCCACCTCCTATGAGCTTTGTACTCCACTTCAGGGACACAGCTGACCTCTGGGAATATCAGGTCAAGCCTCCATGCCCACCAAAAGCAGGCGCCCAGCAGGTCCAAGGGA
Above is a window of Pithys albifrons albifrons isolate INPA30051 chromosome 14, PitAlb_v1, whole genome shotgun sequence DNA encoding:
- the PHKA1 gene encoding phosphorylase b kinase regulatory subunit alpha, skeletal muscle isoform isoform X6; protein product: MRSRSNSGVRLDSYGRLVQQTILRHQDAVTGLLPASADHRDAWVRDNVYSILAVWGLGLAYRKNADRDEDKAKAYELEQSVVKLMRGLLQCMMRQVDKVEAFKYSQSTKDCLHAKYNTQTCATVVGDNEWGHLQMDATSLYLLMLAQMTASGLHIIHSLDEVNFIQNLVFYIEAAYKTADFGIWERGDKTNQGITELNASSVGMAKAALEALDELDLFGAKGGPESVIRVLSDEVQHCQSILHSMLPRASTSKEVDASVLSVISYPAFAVEDSELVEITKQEIITKLQGRYGCCRFLRDGYRTPKEDPKRLYYEPAELKLFENIECEWPLFWAYLIIDGIFSGNMEQVQEYREALEGVLIKGKNGVRLVPELYSVPPDKVDEEYRNPHTVDRIPMGKLPHMWGQSLYILGCLMAEGFLAPGEIDPLNRRFATVPKPDVVVQVCILAETEGIKAVLRKEGIDVETVEDVYPIRVQPARILSHIYARLGRNKQMSLTGRPYRHMGVLGTSKLYKIRKSIFTFTPQFIDQQQFYLALDNKMIVEMLRTDLSYLCSRWRMTGRPTITFPVSHTMLDETGNNVHPTLLAMLRKLQDGYFGGARIQTGKLSEFLTTSCRTHLSFMDPGPEEDTYDEVTQYLDHLLQHTTPQSNLPPTAQRGGLSRFRAAVHTTRDLMSLASKAKDLHVQNVGMYVPSKIFQASQQSVKLLSSPYQHDMDSKSHALYAEMNLPRDEDGNVDCKALVDQLRICPTLQEQADILYMLHILRGPEWHTGLDSEPGPTVKELLTELYVRVGETRQWALIRYISGILKKKVEALDEACTDLLSHQKHLTVGLPPEPREKTISTPIPYEELVRLIDEASEKNLSVSILTQEIMVYLAMYMRTQPALFVEMFRIRIGLIIQVMATELAHSLHCSAGEATENLMNLSPSDMKSLLYHILSGKEFGIEKSVRSVDSSLTTAVSICVLEAAGATRPERSGLVRLKSEIKQPLSLQSGDTDLKFSLSAGHAELLDKDSFSRMLEDQGSKDSRQGQWQRRRRLDGALNRVPVGFYQKVWKVLQKCHGLSVEGFVLPSSTTREMTPGEIKFAVHVESVLNRVPQPEYRQLLVEAILVLTMLVDMEVHTIGGIIAVEKILHTANDLFYEEQKALGADDHMLERDPATGICSLLYDSAPSGRFGTMTYLSKSVAMYVYDFLPADGCSMQ
- the PHKA1 gene encoding phosphorylase b kinase regulatory subunit alpha, skeletal muscle isoform isoform X4 is translated as MRSRSNSGVRLDSYGRLVQQTILRHQDAVTGLLPASADHRDAWVRDNVYSILAVWGLGLAYRKNADRDEDKAKAYELEQSVVKLMRGLLQCMMRQVDKVEAFKYSQSTKDCLHAKYNTQTCATVVGDNEWGHLQMDATSLYLLMLAQMTASGLHIIHSLDEVNFIQNLVFYIEAAYKTADFGIWERGDKTNQGITELNASSVGMAKAALEALDELDLFGAKGGPESVIRVLSDEVQHCQSILHSMLPRASTSKEVDASVLSVISYPAFAVEDSELVEITKQEIITKLQGRYGCCRFLRDGYRTPKEDPKRLYYEPAELKLFENIECEWPLFWAYLIIDGIFSGNMEQVQEYREALEGVLIKGKNGVRLVPELYSVPPDKVDEEYRNPHTVDRIPMGKLPHMWGQSLYILGCLMAEGFLAPGEIDPLNRRFATVPKPDVVVQVCILAETEGIKAVLRKEGIDVETVEDVYPIRVQPARILSHIYARLGRNKQMSLTGRPYRHMGVLGTSKLYKIRKSIFTFTPQFIDQQQFYLALDNKMIVEMLRTDLSYLCSRWRMTGRPTITFPVSHTMLDETGNNVHPTLLAMLRKLQDGYFGGARIQTGKLSEFLTTSCRTHLSFMDPGPEEDTYDEVTQYLDHLLQHTTPQSNLPPTAQRGGLSRFRAAVHTTRDLMSLASKAKDLHVQNVGMYVPSKIFQASQQSVKLLSSPYQHDMDSKSHALYAEMNLPRDEDGNVDCKALVDQLRICPTLQEQADILYMLHILRGPEWHTGLDSEPGPTVKELLTELYVRVGETRQWALIRYISGILKKKVEALDEACTDLLSHQKHLTVGLPPEPREKTISTPIPYEELVRLIDEASEKNLSVSILTQEIMVYLAMYMRTQPALFVEMFRIRIGLIIQVMATELAHSLHCSAGEATENLMNLSPSDMKSLLYHILSGKEFGIEKSVRSVDSSLTTAVSICVLEAAGATRPERSGLVRLKSEIKQQLDKRRQSLPGSKPLSLQSGDTDLKFSLVTCVCWLHAWGLSCLWLWEGAVLWEEVWGARAVRWALLGAEGGSSVRLENHKLLSSNRLRSCGVFNFVAVSVVLVLSAQSAGHAELLDKDSFSRMLEDQGSKDSRQGQWQRRRRLDGALNRVPVGFYQKVWKVLQKCHGLSVEGFVLPSSTTREKALGADDHMLERDPATGICSLLYDSAPSGRFGTMTYLSKSVAMYVYDFLPADGCSMQ